A window of Punica granatum isolate Tunisia-2019 chromosome 8, ASM765513v2, whole genome shotgun sequence genomic DNA:
ttaattaacataattagtttttaaagtttaataaattacttaaGTAAACTAATTAACAATTGTATTATAcaaatacataattatttataaatatatatatgtatataatttaaatagtGTGTGGGTCCTCCATCGGCATCCAAATGGAGTGCCAAGTATTGGAaaggattttcaaaattagatGTGGGTGCCATGCCTTTTGATGTGGCAAATATGTGACAAGCATTGGACCCATATCGGCACCCATTTTAGTGCCAAGCATTGGACTCACTCTTAGGACCCACCCTTGTACCATATTTGGGTGGTATTATCTTCacatttctctttttctttataggTTTGATTGACTAAGTAAAAGGAAAGAAGACTAAAGACCTTCACGATCAATTAACAAATTGATATGGTCACATgctgtatgtatatatgctaTAGGGAGTAAAATTCACTTGAAAAGGCCAtttgatgcggcagaagacgtgGCAAAATCGATATCTCGAGAAAAATATGTTTTGACGACCTTGTCTCAAGGAAAACAGCTTCCAGAGCAAAACTCATGGCCTATAGCCAtgaaatttcgatattttaggcGAATTctatcgtttagggcctcaaacgagcaatttatgttaattatgacgttttttgctattttagaaaatagtttatctttaagaatatttcgatattttaggagatagtttatctttaaggatattttgttagtttatctttaagaatatttcgatattttaggaGATAGTTTATCTTTAAGGATATTTTGTTTATTCCGATTTATTCTAGTTTCTCTATTTAAAcgttgtaagccctagggcaaggggagtcgtcttttggattatcaataacattcagagctttcgtgttTTGTCCAATCTAGGATTATAAGCCCTAGGGTAAGGGGAGTcgtcttttggattatcaataacattcagagctttcgtgctttgtccaatctcggatcgattcgagtttgtTGCCTAtatcctggtattcgtagaatcaacaggtatagaaagCCGTAGTTCCGTTATTCGTGCGTGAATCAACGGGTTTATGACGGTTactcgcgttgtacgctgcgtcagttggtatcagagcctacgGTTGATCTTGGATCAACGATGCCACTCAGGAGGAGGGATCGTGTGGAAGATGTTCATGACCGTGACAATCTGCGACATTTGGAGTAGAGGCTAGAGTAGATGATGGATGGTATGATGGAGCAGTTAACACAACAGATGGCTGCACTTATGGAGAATCAGAATCAGAGAAACCCTAATCTGAATTCTGACCCTGATCGAGAGGAAGTCGAGTATGATTCATATTCTGAAGAGGACACAGACGCGACTTTGTTTTCCGAAGAGGATCCATTTAATGACGCATTTTTTGTAGCAGGAGGCGATAGAGAGCCCGAGTtcgatgaggaggaggaggagattgTGACAGTTGAAACTGAGAGATACCGACATACTCTTGAGAGCTGCTCCCTGGTAAAAGACCTCGATTTGCTTCCTTATGGAGATCACACTGAAATAGGAGAAAGAGGGGTGAATCTCAGAGGTGGGCAAAAGTAGAGGATTCGGCTTGCCCATGCTCTTTATCAAGATGCCGATATATATCTCCTGGATGATCCATTCAGTGCAGTTGATGCACATACAACATCAAGCCTTTTTAATGATTATGTCATGGGAGCACTCTCAGATAAGACAGTCTTTCTGGTGACTCATCAAGTCAACTTCCTACCAGCTTTCGATTCTGTCCTGCTGATGTCGGATGGGAAAATCTTGCAAGCAGCCCCTTTTGATCATCTCCTTGCCTCGAGCACGGAGTTTTCAGGACCTTGTGCATGCCCACAAGGAGACTCTATGggactacaaaaaaaaaataggtgGCAATTCGGACGATGACAATTCgagggcgaattctctccatccaggggagaatgatgaggcGGAAGACGTAGCAAAATCGATATctcgagaaaaataggttttgaCGATCTTGTTTCAAGGAAAACGACCTACGGAGCAAATTTCACTTACTATATACATTTACCACATAGCAATCGGCAGGTCCAGCATTCAAGTTAGACAAATATGCTCTTCAGGTGCCAAAGCAATTTTTTTGTCAGAAGACCTCTAAGCACCGCCAATATATCTTTCACCTTACGACCTATTTTGCTCAATTTGTAAACAGGTTCTGTAATTCTTGATTTCTTGTCTTAGCCGTATAGGTTTTCTGGCAAAGTTTCCCTTTCTTGAAGCGTTCTGAGCACTTGTATGCTAATTATTATATCGGTAATCCATCATTAATTGTTCTTTCCATCTTCTGTTATCCTCGAAGTGATCATCCGTGCTGGGTTGAGAATTGTGCTTGTCTCGCTGCTTTCTTgagttttctttcatttcattATTTGAAAGTCATCTGATGAAATTGCATATGCATGGATGGATAATTGTGGGGGAAATGTCATAACATAACACagataaagatataaaatggGTAGATAGCCGTTGTCCTGTTCAGTCTCCTCTTCAAGAATTGttccatctccttgtcatTATCTGTTACAAGATCCACTGCAATCACATCTCCGTACTATGCATACCCCTTACTCTTCATAGGTagtcatcatcttcttctaaATCTTAGATAAACATGAGTCTGTAATAGGAAGGATGAAATCAGTCGACTTGCTCCAGTTTGTTCAATCGTCTTGGATGAATGCAAAGCTTTTTGATCTCTCGAACATGGTTTAAATCAGTTCTTAGTTATCTGATGGCACCAGATAAATACAAGTCGTGATTACAACAATCATTTTGATAGATGAGGCTTACTCGGTGGTCGAAAATAGTAACAATAAAAGTAATAcagaaacaaacaaaattcAGGAAACGCTTCTAGATTACATTTTTGACAAATCTAACCAGAAATGTGTGAACTACCAAATCCTCTTAGGGTGAAAGATTCCGGAACCATATGTGGATTGTACCATGTAGATGAACAAAGGAAGCTGCAGCATCACAAATAGGATAACAGGAATGGAAGTGATTGCTATGATCGGGATGAAAATCCACTTGAACCTCTCACTCAAGACCATGTAGAGCGTCGCCCCAAATGCCACCATCATACATGCGATGGCAAGGAAAAGAGAAGCAAATCCGAGTATTAACCTCTTGGGGAGTGGACGGAGGAAATCTTCTTCCGCATAACGCGCTGTCAGGATAGACAGGAACATCAAGACGGATGTGGTGGAGGAGAACAATCCCAGTGCATCTGAAACAACAAACAGGATGAAGACCTTTTCCTTTAGAAATAATGGAATTCCTTGGTCTTCAACATTCCCTCCAGGAACAGTGAAAGCGGCAGCGAAAACTACAGTAGCTATAAGGGTCGATACCACCATGCACGAGTTAGATGTATCCTTCATCCATCTCTCAGCATCCCTTAGCAAATCTCTGTGCTCGGTTGTGAAAATCTCCCGAGCTGTTTcccatttcttatttttgatcGTTCTCTGTGTAGGATTAAGAAGCTTCTCCACTGCCTGGTAAGACGAATATTATATTCCATACATTACCAATCATGGAAAGAAGTAACCTGCAGTAAGAGAAGCAGGCACGTTACCTTGAACCACTGCAACTCTCTTTGCATCTGTAATGCGGGGCATGAAACCGATGAAAGTCGGGGATAGGGAGCCAATCTTGCGACTTTGTGCAAGATGTTTTCTTGTGTTTGTGCATCAAAAGTTGCTGCCAAATATTTTGTAGTCACGGCCCCTCCAAGAAAAAGGTTGAAGACCTTTTCTTGTCGGTGCAAAACCGCCGCCTGGAGTCTGATTGTATTATTACGCATTAGATAAGGAAAATACTGAAGACATGTGGTTATGAGTTCAACTCCTCCATTTTGTGCTGCAATATAAAAAAAGCCCACTTTTGCGAAGTAGCTCAAGACATCTTTTTCGTTCCAGCATGACATTTGTTGACAAGCAATTTCCACCATCTTTTGAATGCATTTGTGCTTGAATTTCTGATCCTTTATATGCTTGATCCCTGGAACTGCATCATAATGCATATTTAAAAGGTCCAATTGTAATCATAGAAGGATCAGTCATCAACTAATGATATACTACAATCGACCTCCTTTCGTTATACTCACCTAGATGTTCAATAGCTGTCCAAGAAGCTCCATTGATCCATTGCATCACTGTATAATAATCAGATTATGTCCAAATCAATCCTTAAGGAGTGTCACTTTATTTCGAAAGTGATTGCAAAACTGGACACCGATAAATGGCATCTAGAGAATCAT
This region includes:
- the LOC116187111 gene encoding protein ACCELERATED CELL DEATH 6-like isoform X5: MGETALHVAADVGRTEFIEKLVALMTPEALEIQEHERSQTALHYAVARGSLHIVKTLVAKNGRLMEMADRWEYTPLHLAAYYFESKEIVWYLVLKMPDVPLPYTASPFFAGSAASQLIDKLVASRSYDICLHLLDQYPFLATVTTVNEAGMLSGLAHRPSEFPSGSKLGFCGRCIYRIIPVESHHKPRNSSPKSDLEDQRAEEPPTLLQSATSYLNQVMQWINGASWTAIEHLVPGIKHIKDQKFKHKCIQKMVEIACQQMSCWNEKDVLSYFAKVGFFYIAAQNGGVELITTCLQYFPYLMRNNTIRLQAAVLHRQEKVFNLFLGGAVTTKYLAATFDAQTQENILHKVARLAPYPRLSSVSCPALQMQRELQWFKAVEKLLNPTQRTIKNKKWETAREIFTTEHRDLLRDAERWMKDTSNSCMVVSTLIATVVFAAAFTVPGGNVEDQGIPLFLKEKVFILFVVSDALGLFSSTTSVLMFLSILTARYAEEDFLRPLPKRLILGFASLFLAIACMMVAFGATLYMVLSERFKWIFIPIIAITSIPVILFVMLQLPLFIYMVQSTYGSGIFHPKRIW
- the LOC116187111 gene encoding uncharacterized protein LOC116187111 isoform X2, whose product is MAMTQPIGGLGIELLNQSNYKVWRSCMESYLVGEDLWDVVDGNNIISPEPEATAVKKWKRLNAKAEFALKRLLNKGNEAPENQLADPTLTQAREEDPLRHYRPLHKAALNGDWEAADSIFKSDPEALTAKITSMGETALHVAADVGRTEFIEKLVALMTPEALEIQEHERSQTALHYAVARGSLHIVKTLVAKNGRLMEMADRWEYTPLHLAAYYFESKEIVWYLVLKMPDVPLPYTASPFFAGSAASQLIDKLVASRSYDICLHLLDQYPFLATVTTVNEAGMLSGLAHRPSEFPSGSKLGFCGRCIYRIIPVESHHKPRNSSPKSDLEDQRAEEPPTLLQSATSYLNQVMQWINGASWTAIEHLVPGIKHIKDQKFKHKCIQKMVEIACQQMSCWNEKDVLSYFAKVGFFYIAAQNGGVELITTCLQYFPYLMRNNTIRLQAAVLHRQEKVFNLFLGGAVTTKYLAATFDAQTQENILHKVARLAPYPRLSSVSCPALQMQRELQWFKAVEKLLNPTQRTIKNKKWETAREIFTTEHRDLLRDAERWMKDTSNSCMVVSTLIATVVFAAAFTVPGGNVEDQGIPLFLKEKVFILFVVSDALGLFSSTTSVLMFLSILTARYAEEDFLRPLPKRLILGFASLFLAIACMMVAFGATLYMVLSERFKWIFIPIIAITSIPVILFVMLQLPLFIYMVQSTYGSGIFHPKRIW